The following is a genomic window from Fundidesulfovibrio putealis DSM 16056.
AGACCCTCATGGACCGCTTCGACCGCGCCGGGCAGGGAGCCGCCCAGCAGCGCGAGCGCCTGGAAGGCACGTCGGCGGCGGTCTCCGAGATCGACGCCTCGGTGACTCACGTGGCCCGCAGCGCGGAGGAGGTGGCCCTGAGCGCCGAGGAGGCCGGGAGCAAGGCCGTGGAGGGCGAGAAGATGGTCTCCGGGCTGGCCCAGGCCATGGAGAAGGTCCAGGACAGGGCCAACGGCCTGCGCGACGCCATGGGAGCGCTGGGCAGGCAGGCCGAGGACATCGGGCGGGTGCTCACGGTCATCTCCGACATCGCGGACCAGACCAACCTGCTGGCCTTGAACGCCGCCATCGAGGCGGCGCGCGCGGGCGAGGCCGGTCGCGGCTTCGCCGTGGTGGCCGACGAGGTGCGGAAACTGGCAGAGAAGACCATGGTGGCCACCCGCGAGGTGGGGGACGCCATCGGGGCCATCCAGCACGGAGCGCGCGGCAACGTGGAGCAGGTGGACCTGGCCGTCACCGCCATCGGCGAGACCACTGCCATGGCCCAGGGCTCGGGAGAGGCGCTGGGGGCCATCGTCAAGCTGGTGTCGCAGACATCGCAGCAGGTGCGCGCCATCGCCCTGGGAGCCCAGGAGCAGGCCTCGGCCGTGCGTGACGTCACCGAGGCGGTCAGCGACATAAGCCGCGTGGCGGCCCAGACCTCCGAGGGCATGGAGGAGTCCGCCCAGGCCGTGCAGGACCTCATGGGGCTTACAGAACGCCTGCGCGGGCTTATCGACGCCATGGCCCAGGACCAGCCCTCGGCCTTGACTTAGGCCGGGGAAGCCCCCATATTCCCGACATCTTTCCGCGCCGAACTCTACCGTCGCGGTCTACTTGGGAGGATTCCCGCATGTGTCTTGCAGTTCCCATGGAAGTGAAACACGTTGAAGGCGATGTGGCCGATGTCGAAATCGGCGGCGTCCGCAAGCAGATCCGCCTTGACCTGATCGCGGACAGACCCCAGGTGGGCGAGTTCGTCATCATCCACGCGGGATTCGCCATCCGCATCCTCAACCGCGAAGAGGCCATGGAAACCCTCAAGATTTTCCAGGAAGGGTGGAACCTTGAACTCATTTGAGGCCCTGCGCGACCCTGAACGCTGCAAGGCCGTCCTGGCCCAGATTGAAGAGGCCATGCAGGGGCAGACGCTCCGTTTCATGGAGGTCTGCGGCACCCACACCGTGGCCCTGTTCCGAAGCGGCGTGCATTCGCTGCTGCCGTCCTCGGTTGTGCACCTGACCGGACCCGGCTGCCCGGTGTGCGTCACCCACGAATCCGAGGTGGCCGCCTACATGGAGCTGGCCGCCCGACCGGACGTCATCATCGCCACCTTCGGCGACCTCATGCGCGTTCCCGGTCCCGGCGGCAGCACCCTCAAGAAGGCCCAGGCCGAGGGCGCGCGCGTGGAGGTTGTCTATTCCCCCTTCGACGCCCTGGCCGTGGCAGCGAACAATCCCGGCGACAAGGTGGTCTTTCTGGGCATCGGCTTCGAGACCACCGCCCCCACCGTGGCCGCTACGGTGCGCCTGGCCAAGCAGCAGGGGCTGGCGAACTTCTTCGTGATGCCCTTCCACAAGCTGGTCCCGCCCGCTCTGGACGCGCTCTTGTCCGACCCGGCCATGGCCATCGAGGGCTTCATGCTGCCGGGGCACGTCTCGGCCATGATCGGCCTCAAGCCGTACGCTCCGCTGGCGGAGAAATACGGCATACCTGCGGTGGTGGCGGGTTTCGAGCCCCTGGACCTATTGCAGGCCATCCTGCTGATGGCCGAGATGAAGCGCCAGGGCAAACCCCGCGTGATCAACAACTACAAGCGCGTGGTGTCCGACGAGGGCAACCCCAAGGCGCTCTCCATCCTCTACGAGGTCTACAAGCCCGGCGACGCCCTGTGGCGCGGCATCGGGACCATCCCCGGCAGCGGCCTTGTGATGTCCGACGCCTACAAGGCCTTCGACGCCTTCGAGGCCCTGGGCGTCACGCTCAAGGAGTCCAAGCCTCTGCCCGGTTGCCGGTGCGGGGAGGTGCTCAAGGGCATCATGCCGCCCAACCAGTGCCCCCTGTTCGCCAAGGCCTGCACCCCGGCCAGCCCCGTGGGGCCGTGCATGGTCTCCACCGAAGGCAGCTGCGCCGCCTACTACAAGTACCAGCTCGACCTCTCACCCGCGTAAGTCATAGGGAACCCATGGGCAACAAGCTCCTTCTGGACCAGGGCAGCGGAGGCCTCGCCTCGCACCGTCTCGTTAACGAAGTGTTCTTCCGCCATCTGGGCAACCCGATCCTGGGGCGCATGGACGACGCGGCCCTGCTGCCGCGCCCCAAGGGCCCCCTGGCGGTCAGCACCGACAGCTTCACCGTGGACCCCATCTTCTTCCCCGGCGGCGACATAGGCTCCCTGGCCGTGCACGGCACGGTCAACGACGTGGCCATGCTCGGCGCGAAGCCCCTGTACCTGACCTGCGGCTTCATCCTGGAGGAAGGCTTCGACCTGGACGACCTGGACCGCATCGTGGCCTCCATGGGGCAGGCCGCCAGGAAGGCCAGGGTCAAGGTGGTGGCGGGCGACACCAAGGTGGTCCCGCGCGGCGCGGCGGACAAGATCTTCATCAACACCACCGGCATCGGCGAGGTGGTCGCCTCGCCGTCCCCCAGCGGACACCGGGCCAGACCCGGCGACGTGGTCATCATCTCCGGCAGCATGGGCGATCACGGCCTGACCGTGCTCTCCTGCCGCCAGGGGCTGGCCTTCGAGGCCCCGGTGCAAAGCGACTGCGCCTCGCTCAATCATCTGATCCTCAAGCTGGTCACCGGGCTGCCTGCGGTCCATGTGCTGCGAGACCCCACCCGTGGCGGACTGGCCACCTCCGTGAACGAGATCGCCCAGCAGTCCGGCGTGGGCGTCACCCTGGAAGAGGACGCAATCCCGGTGAAGCCCGTGGTGCGCGCCGGGTGCGACATCCTGGGGCTTGATCCGTTGTATCTGGCCAACGAGGGCAAGATCATCTGCATCCTGCCCGAGAAGCACGCCGCCAAGGCCCTGACCATCATGCGCCGTGACCCCCTGGGGCGCGACGCCTGCATCATCGGGCGGGTCGGGGCGGAGAACCCCGGCAAGGTCGTCATGCGAACGGGCCTGGGCGGACGCAGGCTCCTTGGGATGCTGGAGGGCGAGCAGCTGCCGCGCATCTGCTGATTCTTCCCGGTGATCCTTTCCGGCTCGACTAATCCCCGAAAGCCCGGCGGCGTGCACGCGCCCCGGGCTTTTTTGACGCCTTCAGTCTGTAACCTCAGGCCTGAGGGCTTTTTTGACACCCCCGCCTGTAACTCCAGACCCGTCAAGATTGTCTAAGATATAAATATCGTTGCACATGTTGTAAGTGGCAGGATGCTTGCTAGGGTTTCGCAGCAACAAACCGAACAGACCGGCCCAGCCGGATTTCCAAGGAGTAGCCATGCTGTCACTATTCACCGGCGCGCCGCGCCAGGCCAAGGATCCCAGCGAAGAGCTCAAGCGTGGCCAGCGTCTGCAACATGCCAAGGATATGTTCTATTCGGGGAAGCTTCCCGTGGTCACCACCCCGGCCATGAAGGGACGCCGCATCAAGAAGGTGCTGGGTCTGGTCCACGGCCGCGGTTACGACGCAGAGATCGCCCTGTTGTCCCTGGCGGCTTCCTCCATGGAGATCGGCGGGGACGCCATCGTCGGTTACCGTGAGACTGTGGCCTTCCACCCCGACGGCTCCAAGTTTTTCTCCTGCTACGGCACCGCCGTGATTCTGGAGAAGCCCGGAGCGTCCAAGACCGGAAGACGCGCCATCACGCACTAATCACCCGCATCCGGGCCTCTTGCGGGGCCTCGGCGGTTATCTTCCCTGCTCTCCCGGGCCGGACTTGTGTCCGGCCCTTTTTCATGCTCCATCAGTGTGGAATAGGTTCAGGAAAAACCTTGGCCTGCTTTGAAAAATTGGGTATTAATGAGCAGTGTTCGCGTCCTCGGGACGCGTGACGTCACACAAAAGGCCGCCAGTCCATGCAGAACATCAATACGGAAATCCTCGTGGTTGACGACGAGACACCGGTCCGGCTGAGCCTGGCCGCGTATCTCGAAGACGAAGGTTTCATCGTCCGTACGGCGGAATCCGCCGAACAAGCCGTGGAATCCGCCGACGTCAAGCCCCCTCATCTGGCTGTCGGCGATCTGCGTCTGCCGGGTATGGACGGGGCCGCCCTGATCCTCGAATTGTCCAAGCGCCATCCCGGCATGAAGTTTCTCATTCATACTGGGTCCACCAAATTCAGCCTCTCGGAAGACCTCAAAGCTGCCGGTCTGGACGACAGTCAGGTCTTTTTCAAGCCCGTCCTGGACATGGGGGAAATGGCCTCCAAAATCCTCGCGGTGCTGCAAGGATAATTCATGTCCAGCGAGCCAGTCGCAACGATTCTTACCATTGATGACGAAGACGTCATCCGGCGATCCTTCCAAGCATATCTCGAAGACAGCGGCTTCCAAGTCCTGCAGGCCCAGAACGGGCGCATCGGCCTGGACGTGTTCCGGGAGCATCACCCGGACATCATCCTTGTGGACCTGCGCATGCCGGAAATGGACGGCCTGGAGGTTCTGGCCACTGTGGTGCGCGAGGCCCCGGAAGTGCCCATCATCGTGGTCTCCGGCACGGGCATGATCCAGGACGCCATCGAAGCCCTGCGCCTGGGCGCCTGGGACTACGTGCTCAAGCCCGTGGAAGACCTGGGCATACTCGAGCACTCCGTGCGCCGCGCCCTGGAGCGCACCAAGCTCATCAAGGAAAACAAGGCCTACCGGGAGAACCTGGAAAACCTCGTGCGTCGCCGCACCAGCGAGCTCCACGACCGCACGCTCCAGCTTGAAGAAACCAACCAGCGCCTGCACACCGAGATCGACGAGCGCAAGGTTGCCGAGGCCAAGTACCGCTCCATCTTCGAGAACGCCATCGAGGGCATCTTCCAGGTGGATCATATGGGCAAACTGGTGAGCGCCAACCCCGCCATGGCCCGGATTCTCGGCTACCCGTCCATGCAGGAACTCATGGGAGAGTCCCGCGATTTCTGTTCGCGCCTGTGCGACGCGCCGGGCATGAAGGAAAAGTTCTTCCGGGTCCTGAAGGATCACGGCTCCGTTCAGGCCCTGGAAATCCAGACATTCCGCCAGGACGGACAGCCCATGTGGGGCTCCGTGAACGCCCACTTGGTTACGGGCAAGACGGGCGAGACCGTCCATTTCGAAGGCACGCTGGAAGACATCAGCGACCACAAGCGCTTCGAGGAACAACTGCTCCACCAGTCGCTGCACGACGCGCTGACCGGGCTGCCCAACCGCGCCCTGTTCACCGACCGCCTTTCCCAGGCCATTTCGCGTTGCTCGCGCCAAAACAGCTTCTTCGCACTGCTCTACCTGGACGTGGACCGCTTCAAGGTCATCAACGACAGCCTCGGCCACGCCCTGGGCGACCAGTTTCTCATTCAGCTGGCCGAGCGGCTGCGTGCCTGCACCCGTGAAGCCGACACCCTGGCGCGTCTTGGCGGCGACGAATTCGCCGTCATATCCGAACAGGTGCGCAGCCTGTCTGCCGCCACCATGGTGGCCGAGCGCATCCTGGAAGAAATGCGCGCTCCCTTCGTCATCGAGGGACGGGAAATCTACAGCACCGTCTCCATCGGCATCATCTGCTGCACCGGCTACTGCGGCAGCGCGGAAGAAGTCCTGCGCGACGCCGACCTGACCATGTACCGCGCAAAAAGCAACGGCAAGGCGCGCTACGAGGTCTTCGACAACGCCCTGCACGAGCAGACCATCAAGCTGCTCACCATGGAGACCGAACTGCGACGGGCCATGGCGCGCGGCGAATTCGAGCTCCATTACCAGCCCATCGTGGACGTGGACACCGGAAGCGTCATGTGCCTTGAGGCGCTGATTCGCTGGAAGCATCCCGAACGGGGCTATACTCCCCCCCTGGATTTCATCCCCCTGGCGGAAGAGAACGGGCTCATCGTGCCCCTGGGGTGGTGGGTGCTTGAGGAATCCTGCAGGCAGCTCGCGCTGTTCCAGGCCCGCTTCCCCAGGCCCAAGCCCCTCACCATGAGCGTGAACATTTCAGCCAAGCAGTTCTCGCAGGCAGACCTGGGGCAAAAGCTCAAGGCGCTTCTGCAATCCTCCAATATCGTTCCCGGCAGCCTGGAACTGGAAATCACCGAAAGCGTCATCATGGACCGGGGCGAGGCAGCCATCGGCAGGCTGGAAGAACTCAAGTCGCTCGGTCTGCGCCTCTTCGTGGACGACTTCGGGACCGGCTATTCGTCCCTCTCCTACCTGCACCGTTTCCCCATCGACATGCTCAAGATCGACCGGTCCTTCATCCGGGAGATCGACGCCACCGGCGGGCATACCGAAATCGTGCGGGCCATTGTCGGTCTGGGACGCAACCTCGGGCTCGGTCTCATCGCCGAAGGCGTGGAGACCGAAGCGCAGCTGGCCGTCATCCGCACCCTCGGCTGCCAGCTCGCCCAGGGCTACCTGTTCTCGAAGCCGAAACCCGCCGCCGAGATCGAAGAGTATCTGGCCCAGCACAACGACTAGGTTCTGACCGGATAGTGCTGGGCTCCGCCCAGACCCGCCAGGGCTCTGCCCTGGACCCGCCAGGGGGATGATCCCCCTGGACCCTGCATCCGCTTCGCGGGCAGCACCGTTTCTGTTCAGAGAGCTCGCAAGAAAGCCCTGACGCGCGCGAAACCGTGCTTCAGGGCTTGATTATTCTTGAAATCCCACCCTTGACGAATAACTTGTAGCCGGGATGCACTGCATTGAACGCTCCCGGCCGACCATCTGCATCTTTATCCTGACGCGCATTTCATCACGAAAGTGTATGTTTTCATAACGGCAAAGTGTGCGTCAGTACGAGAGGACGTGTTGTGAGCGCGGTTGCGCGTGCTGTCAGTGTTGGGGGCGAACGGTCAGTTCGATAGTATGTGTTCTCATTGCTGTAGAGCACACGGTCAGCTCTGTCGTGCGTGTTTATTTTACGCGCCAGAGCGTGCCTTGGGCGGGGGCAGGGTGCTGTCACGGTCGGGTTCTGGCGGGCGGGCGACGAATCGTCTTCAAATCGGTTCTAGCCCGCCCGCCAGGACACGAACGGGACAGCATCCTGCCCCCGCCCTCTTTGCCCGCCGATCTCCCCCCCCAAAAAAAAGACCCGGACAGGGCCGGGTCTTACTGGGGGCTGAATGAAGTCGGGCTCAGCGCGGGCCAGCGCCGCGCATGCAGGAGCGCAACATGAGTTCCTGGAGGATGATGCGCTCGTATTCCAGTTGATTTACCGGAATGGGGGCAATTTCTTGATGATCCGGCCGTTCGATGAACTGTGTTTCTTCCCAGAAGTCCAGCAATTCATCGTCCGCGAGATTTTTCACCTGCTCTTCGAGCGGGTATTGGTCGTTCTCAGGAAAATACTGTCCCATGTGTGAAAGCCGCCTTCGTCGGACGTGTCCGGCCTGCATCATTAAACGACCGTAGGATTTTTGCAAGTGGCTAAAGAGCAAGATTTATTGGCGCTGGCGCCAAGAGATTGTGGTTGCGGCAGGCGGCGAATCCGTTTACTGAAAGAACGTTCGGGCCTTTTGCCACACATGTGGCGGGGTTCGGCAACTGACCCAACCGGGAGGAAACAGGATGGATGAGGCCCTGAAAAAGCAGGACGCGGAACTCATGCAGTTGGTGACGTTCAGCATCGGCGATGAGGAGTTCGGCGTCGACATCCTCAAGGTGCAGGAGATCATCCGCATGATGGAGATCACCAAAGTGCCGCGCGCCCCCGAATTCGTCGAGGGTGTCATCAACCTGCGCGGCAAGGTTATCCCCATCATTGATCTGAGACGCCGTTTCGGTCTTTCGGCGCGCGGGCACGACAAGCACACCCGGATAATCGTCATTGAGATCAACAATATGATTGTCGGCTTCGTGGTCGATTCGGTCTCCGAGGTGCTGCGGATTCCCTCCAGCACGGTCGAGCCGCCGCCGCCGGTGGTTTCGGGCATGGAGTCCGAGTATATCAGCGGCGTGGGCAAGCTGGAAGACCGCCTGCTCATCATGCTCGACCTTGATCGTCTGCTTTCCCATGAAGAAAAGGATAATCTGGTCGGCGTGTAGCCCGATCATCACCTCTGAATAACGCGCCGCCGGGTCCAAACGGCCCGGCGGCGTTTCTCCGTTAGGCCCATGGCCAATCCAGCAAGTCCACTCACCGAAATACTCTCCGGGGCGTCCCAGGCTGTCAGCATCTACAAGAGCGGGCCGGGCAGCCTCTTAAGCCTGTGCCGCGAGGCGGTGTCGCGCGGTCGCACCGTGGTGCTCATCGCACCCGGCGCGGCGGATCTTGCGCAGATCACCTCGCTTCTGCACCTGTTCTACCCGGCGCAGGACGAACCCATCGGCGAGAGGCCCTGGGCCGCGCTGCCGAGCTATACGCCGGGCTTGCCCAGCCAGGCCCTCTGGGCCAGGCGCTGGGCCTTCCTGCACGCCTGCGCGACAACCATAAAGCCCAAGATTCTCTGCCTGAGCGTGGACAACCTGCTCCCCAAGTGGCCGCCCAGGGAGGCCCTGGAGCACCACATCCTTGATCTCAAAACCGGCGACGAGCTCTCGCCGGAGATGATCCTGGAGCAGGTGACGGCCTGGGGCTACCGCCGGGTGGGCATGGTCTCGCAGCCGGGCGACCTGGCCCTGCGCGGCGACCTGCTGGACCTGTTTCCGCCGGGATACGACCACCCCGTGCGTCTGGAATTCTTCGGCGACACCCTGGAGAACATCCGCCTCTTCGAC
Proteins encoded in this region:
- the hypE gene encoding hydrogenase expression/formation protein HypE; its protein translation is MGNKLLLDQGSGGLASHRLVNEVFFRHLGNPILGRMDDAALLPRPKGPLAVSTDSFTVDPIFFPGGDIGSLAVHGTVNDVAMLGAKPLYLTCGFILEEGFDLDDLDRIVASMGQAARKARVKVVAGDTKVVPRGAADKIFINTTGIGEVVASPSPSGHRARPGDVVIISGSMGDHGLTVLSCRQGLAFEAPVQSDCASLNHLILKLVTGLPAVHVLRDPTRGGLATSVNEIAQQSGVGVTLEEDAIPVKPVVRAGCDILGLDPLYLANEGKIICILPEKHAAKALTIMRRDPLGRDACIIGRVGAENPGKVVMRTGLGGRRLLGMLEGEQLPRIC
- a CDS encoding HypC/HybG/HupF family hydrogenase formation chaperone translates to MCLAVPMEVKHVEGDVADVEIGGVRKQIRLDLIADRPQVGEFVIIHAGFAIRILNREEAMETLKIFQEGWNLELI
- the hypD gene encoding hydrogenase formation protein HypD, giving the protein MNSFEALRDPERCKAVLAQIEEAMQGQTLRFMEVCGTHTVALFRSGVHSLLPSSVVHLTGPGCPVCVTHESEVAAYMELAARPDVIIATFGDLMRVPGPGGSTLKKAQAEGARVEVVYSPFDALAVAANNPGDKVVFLGIGFETTAPTVAATVRLAKQQGLANFFVMPFHKLVPPALDALLSDPAMAIEGFMLPGHVSAMIGLKPYAPLAEKYGIPAVVAGFEPLDLLQAILLMAEMKRQGKPRVINNYKRVVSDEGNPKALSILYEVYKPGDALWRGIGTIPGSGLVMSDAYKAFDAFEALGVTLKESKPLPGCRCGEVLKGIMPPNQCPLFAKACTPASPVGPCMVSTEGSCAAYYKYQLDLSPA
- a CDS encoding response regulator; translated protein: MQNINTEILVVDDETPVRLSLAAYLEDEGFIVRTAESAEQAVESADVKPPHLAVGDLRLPGMDGAALILELSKRHPGMKFLIHTGSTKFSLSEDLKAAGLDDSQVFFKPVLDMGEMASKILAVLQG
- a CDS encoding YbjQ family protein; translated protein: MLSLFTGAPRQAKDPSEELKRGQRLQHAKDMFYSGKLPVVTTPAMKGRRIKKVLGLVHGRGYDAEIALLSLAASSMEIGGDAIVGYRETVAFHPDGSKFFSCYGTAVILEKPGASKTGRRAITH
- a CDS encoding EAL domain-containing response regulator, coding for MSSEPVATILTIDDEDVIRRSFQAYLEDSGFQVLQAQNGRIGLDVFREHHPDIILVDLRMPEMDGLEVLATVVREAPEVPIIVVSGTGMIQDAIEALRLGAWDYVLKPVEDLGILEHSVRRALERTKLIKENKAYRENLENLVRRRTSELHDRTLQLEETNQRLHTEIDERKVAEAKYRSIFENAIEGIFQVDHMGKLVSANPAMARILGYPSMQELMGESRDFCSRLCDAPGMKEKFFRVLKDHGSVQALEIQTFRQDGQPMWGSVNAHLVTGKTGETVHFEGTLEDISDHKRFEEQLLHQSLHDALTGLPNRALFTDRLSQAISRCSRQNSFFALLYLDVDRFKVINDSLGHALGDQFLIQLAERLRACTREADTLARLGGDEFAVISEQVRSLSAATMVAERILEEMRAPFVIEGREIYSTVSIGIICCTGYCGSAEEVLRDADLTMYRAKSNGKARYEVFDNALHEQTIKLLTMETELRRAMARGEFELHYQPIVDVDTGSVMCLEALIRWKHPERGYTPPLDFIPLAEENGLIVPLGWWVLEESCRQLALFQARFPRPKPLTMSVNISAKQFSQADLGQKLKALLQSSNIVPGSLELEITESVIMDRGEAAIGRLEELKSLGLRLFVDDFGTGYSSLSYLHRFPIDMLKIDRSFIREIDATGGHTEIVRAIVGLGRNLGLGLIAEGVETEAQLAVIRTLGCQLAQGYLFSKPKPAAEIEEYLAQHND
- a CDS encoding chemotaxis protein CheW — its product is MDEALKKQDAELMQLVTFSIGDEEFGVDILKVQEIIRMMEITKVPRAPEFVEGVINLRGKVIPIIDLRRRFGLSARGHDKHTRIIVIEINNMIVGFVVDSVSEVLRIPSSTVEPPPPVVSGMESEYISGVGKLEDRLLIMLDLDRLLSHEEKDNLVGV
- a CDS encoding methyl-accepting chemotaxis protein yields the protein MALVAFSVFTATWMLSRAQDGADAATLQLAGGALIALLCGLSIHGMYRHVLTPLKAIHDYAQAHAKGDHSFPLEGDFTAELAETAAAVRTMNANMLDALGFSRGVLAGIKTPFVVVDSESRLTLTNQALMDILQYDGKAEDNYGQNVAHFFYGDASRKTVLSEAMATNSSIIKEVITTGKRGAKRNILIAASPLFNDITGKLMGALCLYTDLTELRAKEEEIKRRNGMLAQAAHEADAISGEVVRNTETLMDRFDRAGQGAAQQRERLEGTSAAVSEIDASVTHVARSAEEVALSAEEAGSKAVEGEKMVSGLAQAMEKVQDRANGLRDAMGALGRQAEDIGRVLTVISDIADQTNLLALNAAIEAARAGEAGRGFAVVADEVRKLAEKTMVATREVGDAIGAIQHGARGNVEQVDLAVTAIGETTAMAQGSGEALGAIVKLVSQTSQQVRAIALGAQEQASAVRDVTEAVSDISRVAAQTSEGMEESAQAVQDLMGLTERLRGLIDAMAQDQPSALT